Proteins from one Canis lupus familiaris isolate Mischka breed German Shepherd chromosome 26, alternate assembly UU_Cfam_GSD_1.0, whole genome shotgun sequence genomic window:
- the FAM222A gene encoding protein FAM222A isoform X1 translates to MLACLQRTQNPPVQHLACPSKSLELRKWVSQDCVPSVKVQLMMCAVAFPDFTPDPELRSEGTGETAASSMHSSRYPSPAELDAYAEKVANSPLSIKIFPTNIRVPQHKHLGRTVNGYDTSGQRYSPYPQHAAGYQGLLAIVKAAVSSSSGATAPTGPAKSVLKSAEGKRTKLSPAAVQVGIAPYPAPSTLGPLGYPKPPEAPAPPPGLPAAAATAASVIPLPGRGLPLPPSNLPSIHSILYQLNQQCQAPGAAPAACQAVAGPHPSPAKHGPVPGFPGMAYTAAATGLPDCRKGAELGQGSAAALTLAAATKPAGYADGGLDYLLWPQKPPPPPPQPLRAYSGGTVASKSPEACGGRVYERASGSPLNCGMGLPTGFTVGQYFAAPWNSVLVTPTSDCYNPAAAVAVTELGPGAARELAGPSVEALSGLPSKSVCNTAVLSSSLQSLEYLINDIRPPCIKEQMLGKGYETVAVPRLLDHQHAHIRLPVYR, encoded by the exons atGCTGGCCTGTCTCCAGAGGACCCAGAACCCACCGGTCCAACACCTGGCCTGCCCGAGCAAAAGCCTGGAGCTGCGCAAGT GGGTGTCACAGGACTGTGTTCCGTCAGTGAAAGTTCAGCTTATGATGTGTGCGGTTGCCTTCCCGGACTTTACACCCGATCCAGAGCTTCGCAGTGAAGGAACAG GTGAGACGGCGGCCAGCTCCATGCATTCGTCCCGCtacccgagcccggccgagctggaCGCCTACGCCGAGAAGGTGGCCAACAGCCCGCTGTCCATCAAGATCTTCCCCACCAACATCCGGGTGCCCCAGCACAAGCACCTGGGCCGCACCGTCAACGGCTATGACACCAGCGGCCAGCGCTACAGCCCCTACCCGCAGCACGCCGCCGGCTACCAGGGCCTGCTGGCCATCGTCAAGGCCGccgtctcctcctcctccggTGCCACCGCGCCCACCGGGCCCGCCAAAAGCGTGCTCAAGAGCGCCGAGGGCAAGCGGACCAAGCTGTCGCCGGCGGCCGTGCAGGTGGGCATCGCGCCCTACCCGGCGCCCAGCACTCTGGGGCCCCTGGGCTACCCCAAGCCGCCCGAGGCGCCCGCCCCACCGCCCGGCCTGCCCGcggccgccgccaccgccgcctcCGTCATCCCCCTGCCCGGCCGCGGCCTGCCCCTGCCGCCTTCCAACCTGCCCTCCATCCACAGCATCCTGTACCAGCTCAACCAGCAGTGCCAGGCCCCGggcgccgcgcccgccgcctGCCAGGCCGTGGCcgggccccaccccagcccggCCAAGCACGGCCCCGTGCCCGGCTTCCCCGGCATGGCCTACACGGCCGCCGCCACCGGCCTGCCCGACTGCCGGAAGGGCGCCGAGCTGGGCCAGGGAAGCGCGGCGGCCTTGACATTGGCTGCGGCCACCAAGCCCGCGGGCTACGCGGACGGCGGCCTGGATTACCTGCTGTGGCCGCAGaagccgcccccgccgccgccccagcCGCTGCGGGCCTACAGCGGCGGCACGGTGGCCAGCAAGTCCCCCGAGGCCTGCGGGGGGCGGGTGTACGAGCGGGCCAGCGGGTCGCCCCTCAACTGCGGCATGGGGCTGCCCACCGGCTTCACCGTGGGCCAGTACTTCGCCGCGCCCTGGAACAGCGTGCTGGTGACCCCCACCAGCGATTGCTACAACCCGGCGGCCGCTGTGGCGGTCACCGAGCTGGGGCCGGGGGCGGCCCGGGAGCTGGCGGGGCCCTCCGTGGAAGCCCTCTCGGGCCTGCCCAGCAAGAGCGTGTGCAACACGGCCGTGCTGAGCAGCAGCCTGCAGTCGCTGGAGTATCTCATCAATGACATCCGGCCGCCCTGCATCAAGGAGCAGATGCTGGGCAAGGGCTACGAGACGGTGGCTGTGCCCCGGCTGCTCGACCACCAGCACGCCCACATCCGCCTGCCCGTCTACAGATAA
- the FAM222A gene encoding protein FAM222A isoform X2, with protein sequence MLACLQRTQNPPVQHLACPSKSLELRKCETAASSMHSSRYPSPAELDAYAEKVANSPLSIKIFPTNIRVPQHKHLGRTVNGYDTSGQRYSPYPQHAAGYQGLLAIVKAAVSSSSGATAPTGPAKSVLKSAEGKRTKLSPAAVQVGIAPYPAPSTLGPLGYPKPPEAPAPPPGLPAAAATAASVIPLPGRGLPLPPSNLPSIHSILYQLNQQCQAPGAAPAACQAVAGPHPSPAKHGPVPGFPGMAYTAAATGLPDCRKGAELGQGSAAALTLAAATKPAGYADGGLDYLLWPQKPPPPPPQPLRAYSGGTVASKSPEACGGRVYERASGSPLNCGMGLPTGFTVGQYFAAPWNSVLVTPTSDCYNPAAAVAVTELGPGAARELAGPSVEALSGLPSKSVCNTAVLSSSLQSLEYLINDIRPPCIKEQMLGKGYETVAVPRLLDHQHAHIRLPVYR encoded by the exons atGCTGGCCTGTCTCCAGAGGACCCAGAACCCACCGGTCCAACACCTGGCCTGCCCGAGCAAAAGCCTGGAGCTGCGCAAGT GTGAGACGGCGGCCAGCTCCATGCATTCGTCCCGCtacccgagcccggccgagctggaCGCCTACGCCGAGAAGGTGGCCAACAGCCCGCTGTCCATCAAGATCTTCCCCACCAACATCCGGGTGCCCCAGCACAAGCACCTGGGCCGCACCGTCAACGGCTATGACACCAGCGGCCAGCGCTACAGCCCCTACCCGCAGCACGCCGCCGGCTACCAGGGCCTGCTGGCCATCGTCAAGGCCGccgtctcctcctcctccggTGCCACCGCGCCCACCGGGCCCGCCAAAAGCGTGCTCAAGAGCGCCGAGGGCAAGCGGACCAAGCTGTCGCCGGCGGCCGTGCAGGTGGGCATCGCGCCCTACCCGGCGCCCAGCACTCTGGGGCCCCTGGGCTACCCCAAGCCGCCCGAGGCGCCCGCCCCACCGCCCGGCCTGCCCGcggccgccgccaccgccgcctcCGTCATCCCCCTGCCCGGCCGCGGCCTGCCCCTGCCGCCTTCCAACCTGCCCTCCATCCACAGCATCCTGTACCAGCTCAACCAGCAGTGCCAGGCCCCGggcgccgcgcccgccgcctGCCAGGCCGTGGCcgggccccaccccagcccggCCAAGCACGGCCCCGTGCCCGGCTTCCCCGGCATGGCCTACACGGCCGCCGCCACCGGCCTGCCCGACTGCCGGAAGGGCGCCGAGCTGGGCCAGGGAAGCGCGGCGGCCTTGACATTGGCTGCGGCCACCAAGCCCGCGGGCTACGCGGACGGCGGCCTGGATTACCTGCTGTGGCCGCAGaagccgcccccgccgccgccccagcCGCTGCGGGCCTACAGCGGCGGCACGGTGGCCAGCAAGTCCCCCGAGGCCTGCGGGGGGCGGGTGTACGAGCGGGCCAGCGGGTCGCCCCTCAACTGCGGCATGGGGCTGCCCACCGGCTTCACCGTGGGCCAGTACTTCGCCGCGCCCTGGAACAGCGTGCTGGTGACCCCCACCAGCGATTGCTACAACCCGGCGGCCGCTGTGGCGGTCACCGAGCTGGGGCCGGGGGCGGCCCGGGAGCTGGCGGGGCCCTCCGTGGAAGCCCTCTCGGGCCTGCCCAGCAAGAGCGTGTGCAACACGGCCGTGCTGAGCAGCAGCCTGCAGTCGCTGGAGTATCTCATCAATGACATCCGGCCGCCCTGCATCAAGGAGCAGATGCTGGGCAAGGGCTACGAGACGGTGGCTGTGCCCCGGCTGCTCGACCACCAGCACGCCCACATCCGCCTGCCCGTCTACAGATAA